From Macaca mulatta isolate MMU2019108-1 chromosome 3, T2T-MMU8v2.0, whole genome shotgun sequence, the proteins below share one genomic window:
- the ZNF316 gene encoding zinc finger protein 316 isoform X2, translating into MKVTLARSPHSPMSCRREPDLLASRHLSLLPAPSCLASACSLSVLRPVGVPCWPGSCVLRTRPRGGSLPGRMAALHTTPDSPAAQLERAEDGAECDPDQEEEEEEEEKGEEAQEVAEEEEEIVVEEEEEGVAEVVEDTQVEEVAEVEVEADVEEEDVKEVLAEEQHLALGTQERLSHGGDAKSPVLQEKGLQPSRAPATPRDEDLEEDEDEEEEEEEEDEDDLLMAGSQGLVTFEDVAVYFSLEEWERLEADQRGLYQEVMQENYGILVSLGYPIPKPDLIFRLEQGEEPWVPDSPRPEEGDIVTGVYTGAWFWTDDIEDHDEEDDEDFLAEVAEEENEPPGLWSAAYGVGDVPGTWGPDDSDSAQTPEGWGPDQGGLGVLADGSETKPFLHGREPAANLLSPWAFPAAVAPLAGRPETTCDVCGKVFPHRSRLAKHQRYHAAVKPFGCEECGKGFVYRSHLAIHQRTHTGEKPFPCPDCGKRFVYKSHLVTHRRIHTGERPYRCAFCGAGFGRRSYLVTHQRTHTGERPYPCPHCGRSFSQSSALARHQAVHTADRPHCCPDCGQAFRLRADFQRHRRGGGCAEPGGDGPRREPGETAAAAGPEDTDPGPEGPGGPEAGEADGEAEAAAEEREEAAVAAPTPSGKADPAPDRRFLELGNGLGEGEGPSSHPLGFHFPVHPKSWLHPDSFPLLGLPDFRERLPVDGRPLPAPLGGPLSLVEGTGLACDPFGGGGAGGGGGGLRAFGPAVGSLLAEPAPAALAEEESPWICSDCGKTFGRRAALAKHQRYHAGERPHRCADCGKSFVYGSHLARHRRTHTGERPFPCPECGARFARGSHLAAHVRGHTGEKPFVCGVCGAGFSRRAHLTAHGRAHTGERPYACGECGRRFGQSAALTRHQWAHAEEKPHRCPDCGKGFGHSSDFKRHRRTHTGEKPFRCADCGRGFAQRSNLAKHRRGHTGERPFPCPECGKRFSQRSVLVTHQRTHTGERPYACANCGRRFSQSSHLLTHMKTHRGAAAAPGSGSAPAPAPKPEAAAKGPSSVGPGERGSALLEFAGGTSFGSEHQAAFAGPSGAYREGVL; encoded by the exons GCCACGCGGAGGCTCACTCCCAGGGAGGATGGCGGCACTCCACACGACTCCCGACTCCCCAGCTGCCCAGCTGGAGCGGGCAGAGGACGGGGCAGAGTGCGACCCTgaccaggaggaagaggaggaggaggaggaaaagggggaAGAGGCGCAGGAGGtggcagaagaggaggaggagatagtggtggaagaggaggaggagggtgtggCAGAGGTAGTGGAGGACACGCAGGTGGAGGAGGTGGCCgaggtggaggtggaggcggACGTGGAGGAGGAGGACGTGAAGGAGGTGCTGGCAGAGGAGCAGCATCTGGCATTGGGGACCCAGGAGCGACTTAGCCATGGTGGTGATGCCAAGTCCCCAGTTCTTCAGGAAAAGG GCCTGCAGCCCTCCCGGGCTCCAGCCACTCCTAGGGATGAGGACCTGGAGGAGGacgaggacgaggaggaggaggaggaggaggaggacgaggatgATTTGCTGATGGCTGGGTCTCAG GGGCTGGTGACATTTGAAGACGTGGCTGTGTACTTCTCCCTGGAGGAGTGGGAAAGGCTGGAAGCAGACCAGCGGGGCCTCTATCAGGAAGTCATGCAGGAGAACTATGGGATTCTGGTGTCCTTGG GATACCCAATCCCCAAGCCTGATCTGATCTTCCGACTGGAACAAGGGGAAGAACCTTGGGTCCCAGATAGCCCCCGACCTGAGGAAGGAGACATCGTCACTGGTGTCTACACAG GAGCCTGGTTCTGGACGGACGACATAGAGGACCACGATGAGGAAGACGACGAGGACTTCCTGGCGGAGGTGGCTGAGGAGGAGAACGAGCCCCCAGGGCTCTGGTCGGCGGCCTACGGCGTGGGGGACGTGCCTGGGACGTGGGGCCCCGACGACTCGGATTCGGCGCAGACTCCAGAGGGGTGGGGCCCCGACCAAGGCGGCCTTGGGGTACTGGCCGACGGCTCTGAAACGAAGCCTTTCCTGCACGGCCGGGAGCCGGCTGCGAACCTGCTGTCGCCCTGGGCGTTCCCCGCCGCAGTGGCTCCGCTGGCCGGGCGGCCCGAGACCACGTGCGACGTGTGCGGCAAGGTCTTTCCGCACCGCTCGCGGCTAGCCAAGCACCAGCGCTACCACGCGGCCGTCAAGCCCTTCGGCTGTGAGGAGTGCGGCAAGGGCTTCGTGTACCGCTCGCACCTGGCCATCCACCAGCGCACGCACACCGGCGAGAAGCCCTTCCCGTGCCCGGACTGCGGCAAGCGCTTCGTCTACAAGTCGCACCTGGTTACGCACCGACGCATCCATACGGGCGAGCGGCCCTACCGCTGCGCCTTCTGCGGCGCGGGCTTCGGGCGCCGCTCCTACCTGGTCACGCACCAGCGCACGCACACGGGCGAGCGGCCCTACCCGTGTCCGCACTGCGGCCGCAGCTTCAGCCAGAGCTCGGCGCTGGCGCGGCACCAGGCGGTGCACACGGCCGACCGCCCGCACTGCTGCCCCGACTGCGGGCAGGCCTTCCGCCTGCGCGCCGATTTCCAGCGCCACCGACGCGGCGGGGGCTGTGCGGAGCCGGGTGGTGACGGCCCCCGGCGGGAGCCCGGCGAGACGGCGGCCGCCGCGGGGCCGGAGGACACCGACCCTGGGCCAGAGGGACCGGGGGGACCTGAAGCTGGCGAAGCGGATGGAGAGGCGGAGGCCGCGGCCGAAGAGAGAGAAGAGGCGGCGGTGGCGGCGCCCACCCCCAGCGGCAAGGCGGACCCCGCGCCGGACCGGCGCTTCCTGGAGCTGGGCAACGGCCTGGGAGAGGGCGAAGGCCCTTCCTCCCACCCGCTGGGCTTCCACTTCCCCGTGCACCCCAAGTCCTGGCTGCACCCGGACAGCTTCCCGCTCCTGGGCCTACCCGACTTCCGAGAGCGGCTGCCGGTCGACGGGCGCCCGCTCCCGGCGCCCCTGGGGGGCCCGCTCTCCCTAGTGGAGGGAACCGGGCTGGCCTGCGACCCTTTCGGCGGCggcggggccgggggcggcggaGGCGGCCTGCGCGCGTTCGGGCCTGCCGTCGGGAGTCTGCTCGCGGAGCCTGCGCCGGCCGCGCTGGCGGAGGAGGAGAGCCCGTGGATCTGCTCGGACTGCGGCAAGACGTTCGGGCGCCGGGCCGCGCTGGCCAAGCACCAGCGCTACCACGCGGGCGAGAGGCCACACCGCTGCGCCGATTGCGGCAAGAGCTTCGTGTACGGCTCGCACCTGGCGCGCCACCGGCGCACGCACACAGGCGAGCGGCCCTTCCCGTGCCCCGAGTGCGGCGCGCGCTTCGCCCGCGGCTCGCACTTGGCGGCGCACGTGCGCGGGCACACCGGCGAGAAGCCGTTCGTGTGCGGCGTGTGCGGCGCGGGCTTCAGCCGTCGCGCGCACTTGACAGCGCACGGGCGCGCGCACACCGGGGAGCGGCCCTACGCGTGCGGAGAGTGTGGCCGGCGCTTTGGTCAGAGCGCGGCGCTGACGCGGCACCAGTGGGCTCACGCGGAGGAGAAGCCGCACCGCTGCCCCGACTGCGGCAAGGGCTTCGGCCACAGCTCGGACTTCAAGCGGCATCGGCGCACGCACACGGGCGAGAAGCCCTTCCGCTGCGCCGACTGCGGCCGCGGCTTCGCACAGCGCTCCAATCTGGCCAAGCACCGGCGCGGCCACACGGGCGAACGTCCCTTCCCGTGCCCAGAGTGTGGCAAGCGCTTTTCGCAGCGTTCGGTGCTGGTCACGCACCAGCGCACACACACGGGCGAGCGGCCCTATGCCTGCGCCAACTGTGGCCGCCGCTTTTCGCAGAGTTCGCACCTGCTCACCCACATGAAGACGCACCGCGGCGCCGCCGCAGCGCCGGGCTCGGGTTCGGCCCCAGCTCCCGCGCCCAAGCCCGAGGCGGCTGCCAAGGGGCCGTCCAGCGTCGGCCCGGGGGAGCGCGGCAGCGCCCTGCTGGAGTTCGCGGGCGGCACAAGCTTCGGCTCGGAGCACCAGGCCGCGTTTGCCGGGCCCTCTGGCGCCTACAGGGAGGGCGTCCTGTGA
- the ZNF316 gene encoding zinc finger protein 316 isoform X1, producing MAALHTTPDSPAAQLERAEDGAECDPDQEEEEEEEEKGEEAQEVAEEEEEIVVEEEEEGVAEVVEDTQVEEVAEVEVEADVEEEDVKEVLAEEQHLALGTQERLSHGGDAKSPVLQEKGLQPSRAPATPRDEDLEEDEDEEEEEEEEDEDDLLMAGSQGLVTFEDVAVYFSLEEWERLEADQRGLYQEVMQENYGILVSLGYPIPKPDLIFRLEQGEEPWVPDSPRPEEGDIVTGVYTGAWFWTDDIEDHDEEDDEDFLAEVAEEENEPPGLWSAAYGVGDVPGTWGPDDSDSAQTPEGWGPDQGGLGVLADGSETKPFLHGREPAANLLSPWAFPAAVAPLAGRPETTCDVCGKVFPHRSRLAKHQRYHAAVKPFGCEECGKGFVYRSHLAIHQRTHTGEKPFPCPDCGKRFVYKSHLVTHRRIHTGERPYRCAFCGAGFGRRSYLVTHQRTHTGERPYPCPHCGRSFSQSSALARHQAVHTADRPHCCPDCGQAFRLRADFQRHRRGGGCAEPGGDGPRREPGETAAAAGPEDTDPGPEGPGGPEAGEADGEAEAAAEEREEAAVAAPTPSGKADPAPDRRFLELGNGLGEGEGPSSHPLGFHFPVHPKSWLHPDSFPLLGLPDFRERLPVDGRPLPAPLGGPLSLVEGTGLACDPFGGGGAGGGGGGLRAFGPAVGSLLAEPAPAALAEEESPWICSDCGKTFGRRAALAKHQRYHAGERPHRCADCGKSFVYGSHLARHRRTHTGERPFPCPECGARFARGSHLAAHVRGHTGEKPFVCGVCGAGFSRRAHLTAHGRAHTGERPYACGECGRRFGQSAALTRHQWAHAEEKPHRCPDCGKGFGHSSDFKRHRRTHTGEKPFRCADCGRGFAQRSNLAKHRRGHTGERPFPCPECGKRFSQRSVLVTHQRTHTGERPYACANCGRRFSQSSHLLTHMKTHRGAAAAPGSGSAPAPAPKPEAAAKGPSSVGPGERGSALLEFAGGTSFGSEHQAAFAGPSGAYREGVL from the exons ATGGCGGCACTCCACACGACTCCCGACTCCCCAGCTGCCCAGCTGGAGCGGGCAGAGGACGGGGCAGAGTGCGACCCTgaccaggaggaagaggaggaggaggaggaaaagggggaAGAGGCGCAGGAGGtggcagaagaggaggaggagatagtggtggaagaggaggaggagggtgtggCAGAGGTAGTGGAGGACACGCAGGTGGAGGAGGTGGCCgaggtggaggtggaggcggACGTGGAGGAGGAGGACGTGAAGGAGGTGCTGGCAGAGGAGCAGCATCTGGCATTGGGGACCCAGGAGCGACTTAGCCATGGTGGTGATGCCAAGTCCCCAGTTCTTCAGGAAAAGG GCCTGCAGCCCTCCCGGGCTCCAGCCACTCCTAGGGATGAGGACCTGGAGGAGGacgaggacgaggaggaggaggaggaggaggaggacgaggatgATTTGCTGATGGCTGGGTCTCAG GGGCTGGTGACATTTGAAGACGTGGCTGTGTACTTCTCCCTGGAGGAGTGGGAAAGGCTGGAAGCAGACCAGCGGGGCCTCTATCAGGAAGTCATGCAGGAGAACTATGGGATTCTGGTGTCCTTGG GATACCCAATCCCCAAGCCTGATCTGATCTTCCGACTGGAACAAGGGGAAGAACCTTGGGTCCCAGATAGCCCCCGACCTGAGGAAGGAGACATCGTCACTGGTGTCTACACAG GAGCCTGGTTCTGGACGGACGACATAGAGGACCACGATGAGGAAGACGACGAGGACTTCCTGGCGGAGGTGGCTGAGGAGGAGAACGAGCCCCCAGGGCTCTGGTCGGCGGCCTACGGCGTGGGGGACGTGCCTGGGACGTGGGGCCCCGACGACTCGGATTCGGCGCAGACTCCAGAGGGGTGGGGCCCCGACCAAGGCGGCCTTGGGGTACTGGCCGACGGCTCTGAAACGAAGCCTTTCCTGCACGGCCGGGAGCCGGCTGCGAACCTGCTGTCGCCCTGGGCGTTCCCCGCCGCAGTGGCTCCGCTGGCCGGGCGGCCCGAGACCACGTGCGACGTGTGCGGCAAGGTCTTTCCGCACCGCTCGCGGCTAGCCAAGCACCAGCGCTACCACGCGGCCGTCAAGCCCTTCGGCTGTGAGGAGTGCGGCAAGGGCTTCGTGTACCGCTCGCACCTGGCCATCCACCAGCGCACGCACACCGGCGAGAAGCCCTTCCCGTGCCCGGACTGCGGCAAGCGCTTCGTCTACAAGTCGCACCTGGTTACGCACCGACGCATCCATACGGGCGAGCGGCCCTACCGCTGCGCCTTCTGCGGCGCGGGCTTCGGGCGCCGCTCCTACCTGGTCACGCACCAGCGCACGCACACGGGCGAGCGGCCCTACCCGTGTCCGCACTGCGGCCGCAGCTTCAGCCAGAGCTCGGCGCTGGCGCGGCACCAGGCGGTGCACACGGCCGACCGCCCGCACTGCTGCCCCGACTGCGGGCAGGCCTTCCGCCTGCGCGCCGATTTCCAGCGCCACCGACGCGGCGGGGGCTGTGCGGAGCCGGGTGGTGACGGCCCCCGGCGGGAGCCCGGCGAGACGGCGGCCGCCGCGGGGCCGGAGGACACCGACCCTGGGCCAGAGGGACCGGGGGGACCTGAAGCTGGCGAAGCGGATGGAGAGGCGGAGGCCGCGGCCGAAGAGAGAGAAGAGGCGGCGGTGGCGGCGCCCACCCCCAGCGGCAAGGCGGACCCCGCGCCGGACCGGCGCTTCCTGGAGCTGGGCAACGGCCTGGGAGAGGGCGAAGGCCCTTCCTCCCACCCGCTGGGCTTCCACTTCCCCGTGCACCCCAAGTCCTGGCTGCACCCGGACAGCTTCCCGCTCCTGGGCCTACCCGACTTCCGAGAGCGGCTGCCGGTCGACGGGCGCCCGCTCCCGGCGCCCCTGGGGGGCCCGCTCTCCCTAGTGGAGGGAACCGGGCTGGCCTGCGACCCTTTCGGCGGCggcggggccgggggcggcggaGGCGGCCTGCGCGCGTTCGGGCCTGCCGTCGGGAGTCTGCTCGCGGAGCCTGCGCCGGCCGCGCTGGCGGAGGAGGAGAGCCCGTGGATCTGCTCGGACTGCGGCAAGACGTTCGGGCGCCGGGCCGCGCTGGCCAAGCACCAGCGCTACCACGCGGGCGAGAGGCCACACCGCTGCGCCGATTGCGGCAAGAGCTTCGTGTACGGCTCGCACCTGGCGCGCCACCGGCGCACGCACACAGGCGAGCGGCCCTTCCCGTGCCCCGAGTGCGGCGCGCGCTTCGCCCGCGGCTCGCACTTGGCGGCGCACGTGCGCGGGCACACCGGCGAGAAGCCGTTCGTGTGCGGCGTGTGCGGCGCGGGCTTCAGCCGTCGCGCGCACTTGACAGCGCACGGGCGCGCGCACACCGGGGAGCGGCCCTACGCGTGCGGAGAGTGTGGCCGGCGCTTTGGTCAGAGCGCGGCGCTGACGCGGCACCAGTGGGCTCACGCGGAGGAGAAGCCGCACCGCTGCCCCGACTGCGGCAAGGGCTTCGGCCACAGCTCGGACTTCAAGCGGCATCGGCGCACGCACACGGGCGAGAAGCCCTTCCGCTGCGCCGACTGCGGCCGCGGCTTCGCACAGCGCTCCAATCTGGCCAAGCACCGGCGCGGCCACACGGGCGAACGTCCCTTCCCGTGCCCAGAGTGTGGCAAGCGCTTTTCGCAGCGTTCGGTGCTGGTCACGCACCAGCGCACACACACGGGCGAGCGGCCCTATGCCTGCGCCAACTGTGGCCGCCGCTTTTCGCAGAGTTCGCACCTGCTCACCCACATGAAGACGCACCGCGGCGCCGCCGCAGCGCCGGGCTCGGGTTCGGCCCCAGCTCCCGCGCCCAAGCCCGAGGCGGCTGCCAAGGGGCCGTCCAGCGTCGGCCCGGGGGAGCGCGGCAGCGCCCTGCTGGAGTTCGCGGGCGGCACAAGCTTCGGCTCGGAGCACCAGGCCGCGTTTGCCGGGCCCTCTGGCGCCTACAGGGAGGGCGTCCTGTGA